One genomic window of Bartonella sp. HY038 includes the following:
- the murA gene encoding UDP-N-acetylglucosamine 1-carboxyvinyltransferase — protein MDRIRIIGGNRLNGVIPISGAKNAALPLMIASLLTDDMLTLENVPHLADVEHLIRILGNHGVDYSVNGRREHQNGSYSRTVHFNARHIVNTTAPYDLVSTMRASFWVIGPLLARMGEAIVSLPGGCAIGTRPVDYILDCLKALGANIHIENGYVHANVGDGLVGAEYTFPKVTVGGTHVMLMAASLAKGDTIIHNAAAEPEVANLADCLNQMGAKISGAGTSTIKISGVSGLSGARVRIIPDRIETGTYAMAVAMTGGDVVLDGADPRQLTSVLETLRQTGIEIEESANQIHIRRNGHAIEPVDIETQPFPGFPTDLQAQFMGLMTRANGTSHITETIFENRFMHVQELARLGAKISLSGQTATVEGVENLQGAQVMATDLRASVSLVIAGLAAQGETMISRVYHLDRGFERLEEKLSHCGAVVERIRG, from the coding sequence ATGGATCGTATAAGAATTATCGGCGGTAACCGGCTTAATGGGGTTATTCCGATTTCTGGCGCAAAAAATGCTGCTTTGCCTTTAATGATCGCTTCTTTGCTAACCGATGATATGTTGACCTTAGAAAATGTGCCCCATCTTGCAGATGTAGAACATTTGATTCGTATTTTAGGCAATCATGGTGTTGATTATTCGGTAAATGGCCGCCGTGAACATCAAAATGGCAGCTATTCGCGCACTGTGCATTTTAATGCTCGCCACATCGTTAATACCACTGCGCCATATGATCTTGTTTCGACAATGCGTGCGAGTTTTTGGGTAATTGGGCCGCTGCTTGCCCGTATGGGTGAAGCCATTGTTTCGCTGCCTGGTGGTTGCGCCATTGGTACGCGCCCGGTGGATTATATCTTGGATTGCCTTAAGGCGCTTGGCGCAAATATTCATATCGAAAATGGTTATGTCCATGCCAATGTTGGCGATGGCTTAGTTGGCGCTGAATATACATTCCCTAAAGTAACTGTTGGGGGCACCCATGTCATGCTAATGGCGGCAAGTCTAGCTAAGGGTGATACTATTATTCATAATGCTGCAGCTGAACCAGAAGTTGCTAATCTTGCTGATTGTTTAAACCAGATGGGGGCAAAAATCTCTGGTGCTGGTACATCAACCATTAAAATTTCGGGCGTTTCTGGCCTTTCTGGCGCGCGTGTACGGATTATTCCAGACCGTATTGAAACTGGAACCTATGCAATGGCTGTTGCGATGACGGGCGGCGATGTGGTGCTTGATGGCGCCGATCCGCGCCAATTAACATCAGTTCTTGAAACATTGCGTCAAACGGGTATTGAAATTGAAGAAAGTGCCAACCAAATCCACATTCGCCGCAATGGCCATGCGATTGAGCCGGTTGATATTGAAACCCAACCTTTCCCCGGTTTTCCAACCGACTTACAGGCACAATTTATGGGGCTTATGACCCGGGCGAATGGCACATCTCATATTACCGAAACCATTTTTGAAAATCGTTTTATGCATGTGCAAGAATTGGCGCGGCTTGGCGCAAAAATTTCGCTTTCTGGGCAAACAGCAACGGTCGAGGGTGTTGAGAACTTGCAAGGGGCGCAAGTCATGGCCACCGATTTGCGGGCATCAGTTTCTTTGGTAATCGCAGGTCTTGCAGCGCAAGGTGAAACGATGATTAGTCGTGTTTATCACCTTGATCGCGGTTTTGAGCGCCTTGAAGAAAAATTATCTCATTGCGGCGCCGTTGTTGAACGTATCCGTGGGTGA
- a CDS encoding DUF2948 family protein produces MALLKLLALDSEDLAIISAHAQDAVLKVKDIDWQPKDKRLVIAINRFAWEIEKPRGFFKRRNIPERHFAVLRFDRVEKIQARNINSDKAEEVLSLLAIQFEEGDNPQGTIQLQFSGDCALRLSVECIECQLGDLGPVWQAKNRPNHD; encoded by the coding sequence ATGGCCTTATTAAAATTATTAGCCCTTGATAGTGAAGATTTAGCAATTATATCCGCTCACGCGCAAGATGCTGTTTTAAAAGTAAAAGATATCGATTGGCAGCCTAAGGATAAGCGCTTGGTGATTGCTATTAACCGTTTTGCTTGGGAAATTGAAAAGCCACGCGGATTTTTTAAGCGGCGTAATATTCCAGAACGGCATTTTGCGGTTTTGCGATTTGATCGGGTTGAAAAAATTCAAGCTCGCAATATTAATAGTGATAAAGCCGAAGAGGTTTTATCCTTATTAGCTATTCAATTTGAAGAAGGCGATAATCCGCAAGGCACAATTCAATTGCAGTTTTCAGGTGATTGCGCTTTGCGTTTAAGTGTTGAATGTATTGAATGCCAGTTGGGAGATCTTGGCCCCGTTTGGCAAGCAAAAAAC